From Triticum urartu cultivar G1812 chromosome 2, Tu2.1, whole genome shotgun sequence, a single genomic window includes:
- the LOC125538464 gene encoding putative expansin-B14 → MASSSFAVFAAQASCWLLLLLSHGVSGWSDAGATWYGPRIGGGSDGGACGYQRDVESPPFSAMITAGGPSLYKNGKGCGACYEVKCSSNAACSGRPVTVVVTDQCPGGPCLAEATHFDLSGKAFGALAKPGQADNLRNVGNIKVQYNRVPCNWRGVAFRVDAGSNPNYLAVLIEYESGDGDLQAVELQQRGGRWVSMQQSWGAVWKYQAGSTLQAPMSIRLTSSSGRKLVATNVIPSGWQAGKTYRSITNS, encoded by the exons ATGGCCTCTTCTTCCTTCGCCGTTTTCGCGGCTCAAGCCAGCTGctggctcctcctcctcctctcccacGGTGTCTCCGGCTGGTCCGATGCCGGTGCAACGTGGTACGGCCCCCGCATCGGCGGCGGCAGCGACG GAGGAGCATGCGGGTACCAGCGCGACGTGGAGAGCCCGCCGTTCTCCGCCATGATCACGGCCGGCGGCCCCTCCCTCTACAAGAACGGCAAGGGATGCGGCGCTTGCTACGAGGTGAAATGCAGCTCCAATGCTGCTTGCTCCGGCCGCCCAGTGACCGTGGTTGTCACCGACCAGTGCCCCGGCGGGCCGTGCCTGGCCGAGGCCACCCACTTCGACCTCAGCGGGAAGGCGTTCGGCGCCTTGGCCAAGCCTGGTCAGGCCGACAACCTCCGCAACGTCGGCAACATCAAAGTCCAGTACAACCG GGTTCCATGCAACTGGCGAGGGGTGGCCTTCAGGGTCGACGCTGGCTCAAACCCGAACTACCTGGCGGTGCTCATCGAGTATGAGTCCGGCGACGGCGACCTGCAGGCGGTCGAGCTCCAGCAGCGCGGCGGCAGGTGGGTGTCGATGCAGCAGTCATGGGGCGCCGTGTGGAAGTACCAAGCCGGCTCCACCCTACAGGCGCCTATGTCGATCCGCCTGACCTCCAGCTCTGGTAGGAAGCTCGTCGCCACCAACGTCATCCCCTCCGGCTGGCAGGCTGGCAAGACCTACCGATCCATCACAAATAGTTAG